The sequence TAGACATAAATTCCGCGGTGATTTTTCGAGATAATAAAGCCATGCTTATCTTTTAAGATAACAACCACTTTTTCAATCACTGCTGGCACTGCCTCTGGGTGATCAAAAAGCGTATCCACATCAGCCGTCTTATAGTTTTGTTCGCTTGTTTTTTTATTGGCTTTGTTTTCATCTTTTTTAAAAATTTTACTCACAAAGCCTTTTTTTACTGGGCTTGGATCAGTTGAAATTTTAAACTTTAATGCAAAGTGATCTGAGTAAAGGTCGCTCTTTGCAAAGCCTTTTTCATCGACTGCAAAGCTTGGTTTAAAGACTTCAAAACTACCACTAACATAGCTTAGATCGCCATTTTCCATAAAACTAGGCGAAAGTAAAACATGATCGATTGCTCTTTTTTTGCCATGTACTGCGTGAGAATATCTATCTTTTGGCTCAATCTCTTTATAAAGATCATAAAAATTTCTCGTTGCAATGATGTCATTTAGGATGGATTTTTGTCCAAAGGGCGAGTTAAAATCACCCAAAATAATTGCATTTTTCTCTTTACCTAGAGCTGTTCTTAACGTTTTTTCAGCCTTTTTTTGCATATTTATACCATTTTTATAAGTTGGAAAGTGATTTACAAATATGCTAAATTTCTTACCTTCCATCTCAAAAACAACCTTTAAAATATTTCTCGTCTTTACGTTTGGAACTTTAAAAATTTCACTGCCACTTGGCTGCAACTTTGAAATAAGCCCGAGCCCAACAGGCGAATTTTTCTCCTTTGTAAAGCTTATAAATTTATACTCGCTATCACTTACCAGAGCTTTTAAAACCTGCTCATTTTCGATCTCTTGAAGTGCGATAATGTCTGCATTTAGTGCATTTATGACTTGTCTTGTCCTTTGTAGTTTTGAATCAGCCGCCTCGCAGTCCCACTTTGATACGCCTACTTTAAAATCAAGATACTCGCTACCATCATCTTTGCAATCAAATAAATTTTGCACATTATAAGTTGCGATGCTAATTTCACTCGCAAATGCCACTAAAATGGTAAAAAACAAAGCAAAAACTACTCTCAAATCTCACTCCTAAAGTCAAATTCAGCGATATTTTGCCTGATCGCCTCATAAGCGATAATGCCAGCACTCATAGCTAAATTTAAGCTCCTGCCCTCTTTTCCCATTGGTATGGTTATGGCGTTTTTAAAATTTATATCCATAAATTCTCTTGGCAGCCCAGTACTCTCACCACCAAAAAATATAAAATCTCCTGGTTTAAACCTAGCCTCATAGTAAAGCCTATTTGTCTTTGTGGTAGCGAAGAAAAATCTATCCTTGTGGCTTAAGTTTGCTTCTAAAAATTCTTCCAAACTATCCCAAATTTTTGGATTTAAAATTTTCCAGTAGTCAAGCCCTGCTCGTCTAACAGCCTTTTCACTCAGATCAAACACGGTGGGTTTAACGATATGTAGCTTTAAATTTGCATTAACGCACATTCTACCGATAGCTCCAGTATTTTGCGGTATCTGAGGATGAACTAAGACTATGTTAAACATAAGCTTTCTTTGCCTTAAAAAGTGTTATAAACTAGCCTATTTTAGCCAAAATGGGCTTTTAAGAGATTTAAAATTTTTGCTCATTAAGATATTTTGAGATCGCAAGCTCTTCTTTGCGTTTTATCTCTTTTGCGATCTCTTCGTTTTTAAAACCAGCTGATAAAATTTCCGCTACATCAACTTTCGCGTCAAATTTTACCTCATAAATTCCAAGCTTCTTGGCACGCTCTATACGCTCTTTATTGTAAGCTCCAAGCCATGATTTTATAGGCATACTAAGTGCTATTTGCATTAGCCCTTTATCGCTTGGCATATGCTTAAAATAAGGCTCTTTTAAGATGGAAAAATAGCTTTTTGGCAGATGCATTTTCTCTAAAATTTCTTTTGCGTCAAGCTCAAATTTGCCAAACAAAAGATACAAAAATAATCTCTCATCATTCACAAATTTTCTAGCACTCTTAAGATCACTTAAAAACTCATCATCCATAGAAATTTGCATACCAAAAATTTCTTTAAAAAGTCCAAGCTCAAAAAGATAGTAAGCTCCTTTTTCAAGATGCTTTGCGCGAAAAAATTTAATAAGCTCAGTATTTATCCTATCTCTGCTTAAAAACTCTAAACTAAGGCTTTTCATAAGAGCTAGCGTCTCATCGGCTATGCCAAAGTCAAGCCTAGAGCTAAACTGCACGCCACGAAGTATCCTTAGCGGATCTTCTTTAAATTTTTCACTATCAATGTGCCTTAATGTCTTGTTTGCTAAATCTTGCTTTCCGCAGTAAAAGTCTAAAATTTCTCCATTAAAGATATTCATCATCATGGCATTTATCGTAAAATCTCGCCTAAGGCTCGCTATTTTGAGATCGTTAATATAGCTTACTGCAAAGTCTTTGTGCAAATTTCCAGTTTTGCTCTCGCTTCTTGGAAGCCCAATGTCGTAGTTTTTATATTTATAGATGAAGTAGCTTTTACCAACGCCGCTCGCTCCAATGCTAGCCATTAGCTCATTAAATTTAGTAGGTTCAATGTCATAAACTTCGATATCATAATCATAAATTTCTCGTCCCAAGAACGCATCTCTCACGCAACCACCCACGAGATAAACACGTGAAGTAAATGGAGCAAATAGCGATCTAAAAAAGTCTAGCTCGCTATTTTTATAAATTTCATTTTTGATTTTTATCTCATTTTTTGAGCCGTCTAATGGCTTATTTTGAGAGATTTTGGAGTCTATTTTCGATATTTGCAAGGGTAAATTCTAAAAATTTTGTCGTTAGCTCAAGCCTTGAAGCAAGATTTTGTTCATTAGTTTGTTTAAGCCCTTCAAAAAGCACTTCTATGCGCTCAGCAAGGTTTGCTAAGAAAATTTTTTCTTCGCTCACCTCTCTATTTTTTATTGGACTTACTGGCTCCTCTTTTACCTCAAACACTTGCTCATTTTGTAAATTTGCCTCAACTTTTAGCTCATTATTTAGTGCATTTTCATTATTCTCTATGGCCAAAAGCTCTTTTTTTAAATTCTCTCGCTCAAGCTCTTCTTGCTTTTTATTTTGCAGTGCTTCTATTTTTTCAAGCTCAGCGCTAACCTCACTGATTGCCATTCTAGCGATATCATCAAGCTTCATAATCTTATCAACCACCTTTTAAATTCATTTATCTCTTCATCACTTTTCATCCTGATAAAAAACTCTTTCATCTGCTCGTTTTTTATCGCTCGCTCTTTGCGAAGTCCGCTCAGGCGGTTTATCGCGCTAAGGGCATCTTTGTTTGACGGATCTTGCTTTAAGATATTTTTATAAATTTCAAGTGCATCATCTTTTAGCCCCTGAGCTTCGTAGATCAGTGCTTCAGTGATTGTGTTTTTCATTTTTTGATAAATCCTGCGATAACATCGCCTATCTCGCTAGTTGAGCAAATTTCAACTGCGTTAAAAGCAGCGATATCTTTTGTTCTATAACCTTTTGCAAGCGCCTCTTTAACAGCATTTTCTATCGCATCTGCGGCATCATTTTCGCTAAATGCGTATCTTAGCATCATTGCTGCACTTAAAATGGTCGCGATCGGATTTGCTATGCCCTGCCCTGCGATGTCTGGTGCTGAGCCGTGTATCGGCTCATAAATTCCCACTTTACCGCCCATACTAGCGCTTGGCAAAAGTCCTATCGAGCCACAGACCATACTCGCTTCATCACTTAAAATGTCGCCGAATAAATTTTCAGTAAGTATGACGTCAAAATTTGCTGGCGCTCTTACTAGCTGCATCGCTGCGTTATCGACATACATAAAGCTAAGCTCTACTTCAGGATAGCCCTTTGCCACCTCGCTAGTCACCTCGCGCCAAAGCTGGCTTGTCTCAAGCACATTTGCCTTATCGACCATGCAGACCTTTTTCTTGCGAAGCATAGCCGTCTCAAAGGCGATCTTTGCTATGCGCTCGATCTCCATTTTAGAATAAACCATCGTATTAAACGCTCTATCTTCGCCTTTTTCACGTGGCTGTCCAAAATAAAGTCCACCCGTTAGCTCACGAACCACGACAAAATCAACGCCTCTTAAAACCTCTGGCTTCAGCGTGCTAGCATCCACTAGCTCATCAAAAACGATGGCTGGACGTAAATTTGCATAAGCTTCAAGCTCTTTTCTAATCTTTAAAAGCCCGCTCTCTGGCCTTAGATGTCTTGGCAAATTATCCCACTTCTCGCCACCGATCGCTCCAAAAAGCACAGCATTAGAGTTTAGAGCAGAACTAAGAGTCTCATCTGGCAAAGGCACGCCAAATACATCATAAGCTGCACCACCCATAAGCTTATAGTCGTACTCAAATTTTATCCCAAACTCAGCGCTAACAATATCTAAAATTTTTATCGCCTCATCTATGATCTCAGGGCCGATGCCATCGCCTTTTATAACGCAAATTTTATAGTTTTTCATCGCCGCTCCTTAGTTCATCTTCGCTTTTGCGTACTCGATAAGTCCGCCGGCGTTTAGAAGCTCTTGCATAAACGGCGGTATAGGGCTAAATTTATACTCTTTGCCGCTAGTTAAATTTACGACCGCGCCGTTATCTACGTCTATTTTTAGTTCGTCGCCCTCGTTTATTTCGTCCGTTTCTTTGATTTCAAGTATCAAAAGCCCCGTATTAAAGCTATTTCTATAAAAAATTCTCGCATAGCTTTTAGCTATCACCGCACCTGTACCGGCGGCTTTAAGCGCGATAGGAGCGTGTTCTCGAGAGCTACCGCAGCCGAAATTTTCGCCCGCTACGATAATGTCGCCCTTATCTATCTTGGCGCTAAAATTAGGATCGGCGTCCTCCATTATATGTTTTGCTAAGATATTTTCGTCGGAAGTATTTAAGTATCTGGCGGCGATAATTATATCGGTATCGATATTGTCGCCGAATTTCCAAACTTTATTCATCGTTTCGCCTTTTTTAAATTTTCGAGATTTTAGCCAAAAGTAGCTAAATAATTCATCAAACGGCGAATAAAATTTGCGGCCCAAACGGCTAAAGGGCAAGGTAAAGGGCGCTAAACGCCCCTTTTATTTTTTTAAATTTAAAGAGCACCTGCCCAAGAATTTACACGCCGGGCAAAAACCCGTAACGCCGATGATAATCGGGATTAAACCGATTAACGCCCAGTAGCTCTCGTAAAAATACCAAACCGCTACCGTAAAAATCAGCCCCAGTACAACCCTAATAATTCTACTTTTTACGCTTACCATATTTTTACCTTTTCTTGAAAATTTTATAAAGCGGGCAGTAACCGTAATATCCCGTTAAAAGCGGAATTAGTCCGACCGTCCACAACCAGCAGTCGCAAATAAATCCGAAAATAAAAAACCAAATCGCCGCTATAATCAAACGTATAGTTTTATCTAAAACGCTCATTTTATCTCCTTTAAGCTAAAGCTTTTAGCATTCCGTTCATAACCATAGGTTTAAATCCGTAAATTTTAACCAGCCAACTCATGTAGCTCTCTCTAGTAGCGCCGAAGCACTCTAACGTCGGAGCCGTTCCCTCCCAGTCGAACTCTACCATTATAGCCTTGCCGTATTTGGTGATAAAAGGGCAAGCCGTATATCCGGTAAATTTCTCGCTAGGTTCTCGTCCTTTTATCGTGTCGGCTAAATTTTTAGCCAAGATCGGATACATTTTCCTAACGCTAGCCCCCGTTTTGCCGGACGCAAATCCGCAAATATCGCCGATACCGAATATATTTTTAAATTTTGTACTTTGCAGGCTGTATTTATCGACGGCTAGAAAATTTAGCTTGTCGGCCTCTTTGGTTAGGCCGGCGCGAGCTAAAATTTCGCTTCCTTTTTGCTTAGGCGGCAGGTGAAGCCAGTCGTATTTTACGTCGATTAGCTCGGACGCGATTTTGTCTTCGCCGTTTTGCCTATACGCCGTCCAAAACTCGAAAGTAGCGGCATTTGAGCTTTTATCGACGGCTACGATTTGGTGGCGAAGATTAAATTTTATCTTTCTTTTTATCATTATTTGAGTCATCGCCGCGGCATAAGTCGGATCGCCGAAAAGCTTGCCGCCGCCGACGTAAAGATTAACGCTGCCTTTATCGCGGTTGCCGGCCAACCTCAGCCTATCTTCGCTCATGCAAGTTACTTTTTTATTAGCGCCGCTGCATTTCATCGGGGTTTTTTGATCGCAAAATACAGCCGAGCCGCCGTTTTGAGAGATTTTTTTCATCAGCTCGTTGCTCTTTACGGCGCCTTGTAGGGTGTAGACGGAGGATATATTGCCGCTCGTATCGTTAATATCCTCTAAGCTCAGCCCCTTAACGGCTTCAAAATCGTATTCCACGCCGCTTGCTACGATTAGATAATCATACCCAAGCTCGCTCCCGTCGTCTAAGACGAGCAGATTGGCTTCGGGCTTTATCTCCGATACGTTTTTGCGTATCCACTCGGTTCCTTGCGGGATATAATCCACTTTTTCGTAAACGACGTCGCTAGCTTCGTAAATTCCGACGGCGATTAGCGTAAAACCCGGCTGATAGTAAAATTTCTCGTCTTTATCCACGAGAATTACCTTGGCGTTAGGCATATCTCTTCTAAGTTTAGCCGCCAACGCGATACCGCTAAGTCCCGCGCCCATTATGACGATTTTAGAATTTATATCGTCGTTTTCGTCGCCCGTTGCCGAGCAACCGCTCATACCAGCGGCTAGTCCCGCAGCCCCCATTAGCTTTAAAGCGTCTCTTCTTTGCAGTCCTTTCATAAATTCTCCTTTCAAACGAGTTTATGAAATGCTACATAAAAAAGGCCGCTCTCTCCGTAACAAAGTTACCTTAAAACGAGAATCTTAAGAAACAAGCCTTATTTCGCCGCGGCTTTGCGTTATTTGCCCGCTTCTCTCAAGCTCTTTTAGCACCCTAGATACCGCTTCTCTAGCGCTTCCTAGATGATTCGCCAGCTCTTCGTGAGTTATTTTTATAAAATTTTCGTTTAGGTTTTCGATGCTTTGGGATAAAAAATTCATAATCCGCGCCGAAAGCGGCGAAAACAAAGCCTGTTCCATAACGTTTATCGTTCTGGCAAACCGATCGGCTACGATTTTTAGAGTAAAATTTAAAATGCTCGGATATTTTTCTTTAAGAGGTTTGTAAATTCGCGCCGGAATAACGATGATCTCGCTATCTTGCTCGATTTCGACGCTTACTTTATTTTCTAGCGAATTTATAGAACACGTATCGCACAGCACGCAACTCTCGTCTTTAGTTAGTCTAAATATCGTTATTTCCTTTGCGCTAGACGACACGAACGCCCTTAAAACGCCTTTTAGTATAAGGATAAATCCTAAGCAATCGTTTCCGGAGTAAAATATATCGCCCCTTTTTACGGTTTTTAGATACGCGTTAGCAAAGATCGCATTTAGATCCTCGCTTGCTAGATCGAAATTATTCGTAAACCTTTCGCGCAAAATTTCTTTTAACTCTTCGCTTAGCATTTTACCCTTTCGTGACTTCGTTACAAAAATTTAACCTTATTATAGGTAATATTGCATAAAAATTTAATACAAAAAGAAAAACAATGCACGACGTTAAAAAAAACGACTCGCAAAGCAAAATAAAATCGCTTCCGATTATGCTTTTTGCCGGTACTATGGGGATTGGAGGGCTTTGCGCGGCTTATAAGAAATTAAGCGAGATATTTGATTTGCCCGGTGAGATATTCTCGGCGCTTAGAGCGCTAGACTGCACGGTATTTTGCCTACTTTCGGCGTTTTACCTCTTTAAGCTTTTAAAATTTAAAGAAGAAGTAAAGGCCGAATTTTCGCACCCTATAAAGATAAATTTTTTCGGCGGATTTATCATCTCGCTTTTTCTTTTAGCTCTAGCCTACAAAGACGCGCCGCGACTATACTACTCGCTTTTTTACGCGGCTTTAGGCTTGCAAACGATTTTTACGCTTTATGTAATTTCTTTTTGGATCGACGAAAAATTCGATATCGCGATGCTAAATCCAGCATGGTTTATCCCCGTAGTGGGCAACTTACTAATCCCGATCATAGCCGAAAAATCTCAAGCGATCTGGTATTATTTTAGTTTGGGGCTATTTTTCTGGATTATTTTATTCGCCGTTATATTTTATAGGCTAGTCTTCTGCGATAAGTTAGCCGACAAATTCGTTCCGACGCTAGTCATTAAGCTAGCGCCGCCGGCTATGGCGTTTTTGGGATACGTAAAACTGACCGAGCGATTCGACGCTTTTGCGGCGATACTGCTTAATATAAACGTGTTTTTCGCGGCGCTTATACTTTTTTCGTATAAAAGATTTATTAAACTCAAATTCGCCCTATCGTGGTGGGCTTTTACCTTCCCGACGGCCGCTAGCTCCATAGCGTTTTTAAAAGCTTACGAAATTACGCAAAGCGATTTTTACTTAGTTTTAGGCGTCGGCGCTTTTGCGGCTCTAGTCGCTTCGATTTTGATAGTCGGGTTTTTAACGGTTAAATCCATAATAAACGGCGAAATTTTTTCGGAAAAATAACCTTAGCTCAAAAATTTACTTTAGTAATATTCGTAGTTGATTTCTAGCTTTTTATATAGGCCGATTTCCGTTATGTCGCCGTTTTCGTAGTATTTGTCCGCGGGCTTAAATTTGACCGAGGTTTTATGCGTCAAATTTCCCCGCTCGTCCCTGCTTATATCTTTAAACTGCAAGATTTGCCCGATTTTTGCCTCAGAGCCGAAGTAATTTACCGACGTATACTCCATCTCGTCGCCGTTTGCGGCGTAGTAATAAATCCATTTTGAGTTTGGGGCTTGCGTGATTTTTTCGTATTCGCCGTTTGGCTTGCGCTCGAAGCTTATCTCTATGCCGTTGCGCGGCTCCATATTATTTCTATCCGCGTTAAAACGCCCTTTTCGTCGTAGACGTAGCTATCGTCCGTCACTAGCGTCCCGCCGGAATACGCCGCCCTAGCGATCATTTTGCCGTCCTTGCCGTAAGTAGTTTTCTCCGTGCGGGGGTAAAATCTATCCTCCACGTGCTGCTCTTTGGCCGTCGCGACTAAATTTTCGCCGTCAAATTCGTATTCGTAGAGATAAACGGCGCTATCTTGATATTTTTTGCGCACTAGCCCGTCTTTGCCGTACTCAAACAAAACCGAGCTGTTTGGCGCGCCGTTTATATGCTCGGTTTCTTGCACTATATAGCCGTTTTCGTTAAACTCCGTCCGCTTTACGCGCGTATTTTCTAGCGTCCCGGAGCCGTCCGTAGAGTATTCGTACTCCGTAGTCGTCATGCTCTTAACCTCGCCTTTTAGCTCTCTTTTGCTCCAGTCGTTTTGCGGTAAAACGGCCGAGTTTAGATAGCAAACCGCCGATGCCGCCGCTAAAATAGTTTTTAAAATTTTCATTTTTATCCTTTTTCAAATCACGCAAATCCTAGATTAGTTTAGGCTAAATTTCGCCTAATTTAGCCTAAAAGGCGGCAATACCGGTAAAATCCTAGCTTTTACGAGTTTAAATCCGCGCCTGAAACTGACTTAAATTTTTAAGCAAGTCTGAGGCGAATTTTCATTTCGGCAGTTTATTAACTTAAGCTTCGTTTGCCTTTTTTAAAATTTCTCTCATCTCTTCTTCGCTAAGCGGCTCAACCAGTATATTTGCGGCGTCTATGAAGCGATATTTTTCTTTTGGTAAATTTGCCATAAAGGCATTGTATTCGCATTCGCCGAACACGTGCGCGTCCCTATCGTCTACGCCGACTACTAGCGTAAGTATCCAGCGCGAGACCTTGCGCTCTCCTAGAACTTCTTGCGCCTGCCACGAAGGAGAGGGGGCGTAAGGCAAGATAGTCGGTAAATTTTCGCTAAGCGTATATGCGCCAAAAATTTCGCTGCCGTCTTTATCTTCGTATAAATTCTCTCTTGCGCTATAAGCGTCAAGATACTGCACCCGCCTCATCATCTCATCAAATTTAGCCGCAGGGCTAGCGCTTGCAAAAATTTCATCTATCATAACCGCATCAAACGCCACGTCACGCTCCAGGCCAGAGATATAAAGCATTTGATTTTTCTCTTTTGCGTCCTTTAGAGCTTCAAGTCCCCACATTATGTCGGCTTCATAATCAAATTTTAAAATTTGCTCGCTATCGTAAATTTCTTCATTGTCGCGTTCTATTTTCGAGCCGGTTTTGGCTGAAATTTTAGAAAGAAACAAAATCGCCGTCTGCCAGTCGCCAACGCCGCTTGGAGTACAGACCCGAACGATATATTTGCCGTCTTCGTAGCTTAGCTCAAAGCCGCGAGCGCTCTTTTGCCATACGCCTGCAATCATCACGTTTTCGTTTAGCGAAAGCTCGCTCGGCTCGTCATTTTGGCTATTAAAAAAGCAAAATCCCTCTATAAACTCTGAAATTTCGCGCTCGCTTAGCGCCTTTTCATATCCGCCGAAAAGCTTCTTTTTGTTTTTTATCTTAAATGTTACGCTCATAAATTCTCTTTCGCCTACTCTAAAACGTCATCACTTGATCGCACTGCCTAACCCACTCGGACAAGATATCCATGCTGCCTTTCACTTCAGCCTCGAAATAAGGCTCTCCCGCATGCAAACCACACCTCGTTTGGCAGCTACCGCAAACCTTTAACATAGCGCCGCTAGCGTAAAGCTCCTTTAACATCGCTACTAGATCTACGTCGTAGTCTTCCGGCTTTTTGGTGCTATTTCGCGCAAGATCGACCGCGTCGTTCATTAGAAAAATTCTAACCTCTTCGCCTTTTTCTTTTAGCGTTTTAGCTAGCCTTAATGCGTTGTAAGCATTATCGGTACCGTTGTATGGTTGATTTGTAAGTATAAATAGAAATTTTTTCATCTTTTTCTCCTTTTGCCAAAAATGTAGCGCAAACCGAGCAAATTTTAGCCAAGCTATATAAAAAGAGGCTAAATTTATCTAAAAAGTAAAAGTACGCCGATCGTGCAGACGATAATGGCGGTGCAAATTTCAAGCAGCCTTAGGTGCGTTTGTAAAAATTTCTTTAGCATAGCTCCGCCAAGCGCATAGATATTTAGCGAGCAAAACTCGATGAAAACGAGCGTTGCCGTGATCGCGCACATACGAGTTAGGCTAAAGGGATCTTCTTTATCCAAAAATGTAGGCAGTAAAACCGAGAAAAATATCCATGCCTTTGGATTTGTGATGCAAACAATGAGGCCGTTTATAAACATCTGCTTTTTGCTTGGTAAATTTGAGACGTTTGTTATGCTAAGCTCGCCCTTGCCAAAAAGAAGCATTGCGCCAAGATAGAGCATATAAAGGCCTGCGATGATGTTTAATGCCTTAAATGCGTACTCAAAATGATGAAGCATCGCGCCCACGCCAAGCATACAGCAAAATGCCACGAAAGCAAGCGAAAGAAGCTGCCCGGTCATCATAATAAGCGAGTGCTTATAGCCAAAGCCCATACCGATACTCATCGCATAGGTCATGTTGATGCCTGGCATTAGCGAGATAGGAGCAAGAGTGGCGAAAAAGAGTAAGAAGTCCATAAAAAGCCTTGAAATTTAGCTAACAAATATAAAAATTTAAGCTATAGATCAGATCCAGCGATCAAATTTATAGCTTAAATTTAAAAGGCGGACTAAGCCGCCTCTTTTTTAGTGAGTTAAGAAATACTCTTGAATTTTGGCTTTGTCGCTTGTTTTTGTAAGTGCAAGCATCAAAAGCACTCTAGCTTTTTGCGCGTTTAGATTATCGCTTGTTAAAAAGCCGTATTTTGCGTCGTCTACTTCGCCGTTCATGGTCGTCTCGCCACTTCCTACACGTGAGTCGCGAACTACCACTACGCCAGCTTTTGAAGCCTCGCCAAGTGCGTCAAGTACGCTAAAGTAAGGGTTGCCGTTGCCAAGACCAGCGCTGATGATGCCTTTTGCGCCGTTTTTAACAGCTATTTTTACAAAGTCAGGATTGTCATTTGCGTGAGAGTAGATGATATCAACTCTAGGAAGTTCTTTTACGCCCTCTAGGTCAAATGCTGATTTTGCCGTGTGTTTTCTGATCGGATTCATATAGTATTTTACGTTGCCATAAAAGACTGTGCCGATTTTGCCGCTGTTTGGTGATTTAAATGTATCAACGCCTGTTGTGTTGGTTTTGGTTACCTCTCTAGCAGCGTGAATTTCGTCATTCATAGTAACCACAACGCCCTTGCCTACACTATCTTTGCTAATAGCTACATTTACAGCGTTAAATAAATTTAGTGGGCCATCTGCACTTAGTGAGCCACTATTTCTCATTGCACCTACAAGCACGACTGGCTTGTCGCTTTTAACGACTAAATTTAGAAAGTACGCCGTCTCTTCCATAGTATCTGTGCCGTGAGTAACGACGATACCATCGGCTTTGCCGCTATTTAGAAGCTCATTTATTCTATTAGCAAGCTTAAGCCAAACTTCGTTGTTCATATCTTGTGAGCCGATATTTGAAATTTGCTCGCCTTTTATGGTAGCGATCTTGTTGATATCTGGCACGGCTGCGATTAGTTTATCGACTGTAACAGTTCCAGAAGTATAGCTCGAATCAAGCGATCCTGAGCCACTTCCTGCTATCGTTCCACCAGTAGCTAGTATGTAGATGGTTGGCTTAGCAACCGCTAAAGTAGCACCTAAAATCATGAGTAACACCGCCTTAAAGATTAAACGCATTTTAGCTCCTTTGCATTAAAATTTGCAAAGTAATTATAATGCCATTTATTTAAAAAAATTATTAACTTCCAAATTTTATATTTATTTAAAAAATTCTTATCAAAAACATATAAATTCCGGTTGAAATAACTATGCTAAGAAGGGTATTTTTAAATTTTAAATGCATCAAAATAGCTGTAAAAACCGCTACTATCTCGCTTAAACCGTAAGGAAATTCGCTAAATTTCGTATCTTTTAAGCCGTAGCAGACCAAAACGACCATTATCATCATGCCCATATGCTTCTCAATGGCGTCTAAGTAAGGGTTTGGCTTATAGTTTTTCAGTACATAAAACGGCGTTGCTCTCGTTATAAAAGTAGCCAAGGCGCTTAAGAGCACCGCCACAAAAAGTACCGTCTCGCTTGAGCTTACACTTATCAAATTTTATCCTTGAACAAAAGCAAAAATACAAAACAAAGCGCCATTGAGCCAACAAGCACAAATTTGGCTGGAAATAGGCTCACTCCAAGCACGCCAAAAAATGTCGCCGCAAAGAGCACGCGGTAGTTTTTATCATTTTTAAACATTTTAATCACAATAACTATAAAAAGTGCTGTCAAGCTAAACTCAAGCCCTTTTGTATCAGCCTTTATAAGATCGCCAAGTATCGCACCAAGCAACGTTCCAGCCGCCCAGTAAGACCAAGAAAGGATATTTAGCCAAGTAAAGACAAAACTTCGATCACTTGCCTCTTTTAGTCCCGAATTTTTAAATATCGCAAAGGTCTCATCTGTTAGCAAAGCGATGTTTAAAAGCCTAAATTTGATCCCGCTATACTCTTTTAAAAGTGAAATTCCATAAAAAGTATGGCGTAAATTTACTAGA comes from Campylobacter concisus and encodes:
- a CDS encoding endonuclease/exonuclease/phosphatase family protein; this translates as MRVVFALFFTILVAFASEISIATYNVQNLFDCKDDGSEYLDFKVGVSKWDCEAADSKLQRTRQVINALNADIIALQEIENEQVLKALVSDSEYKFISFTKEKNSPVGLGLISKLQPSGSEIFKVPNVKTRNILKVVFEMEGKKFSIFVNHFPTYKNGINMQKKAEKTLRTALGKEKNAIILGDFNSPFGQKSILNDIIATRNFYDLYKEIEPKDRYSHAVHGKKRAIDHVLLSPSFMENGDLSYVSGSFEVFKPSFAVDEKGFAKSDLYSDHFALKFKISTDPSPVKKGFVSKIFKKDENKANKKTSEQNYKTADVDTLFDHPEAVPAVIEKVVVILKDKHGFIISKNHRGIYVYDPKNSVIVGEELDVLVRRMKIYKDALEVSSYEIINEHGTKDISENLLDASQLSEARSGDVFAKISGRLERGYLHTPYGKIRVYSKKKLKDGEYNFENARVKIYKRENQIVVE
- a CDS encoding CiaD-like domain-containing protein, which gives rise to MVDKIMKLDDIARMAISEVSAELEKIEALQNKKQEELERENLKKELLAIENNENALNNELKVEANLQNEQVFEVKEEPVSPIKNREVSEEKIFLANLAERIEVLFEGLKQTNEQNLASRLELTTKFLEFTLANIENRLQNLSK
- a CDS encoding CCA tRNA nucleotidyltransferase produces the protein MQISKIDSKISQNKPLDGSKNEIKIKNEIYKNSELDFFRSLFAPFTSRVYLVGGCVRDAFLGREIYDYDIEVYDIEPTKFNELMASIGASGVGKSYFIYKYKNYDIGLPRSESKTGNLHKDFAVSYINDLKIASLRRDFTINAMMMNIFNGEILDFYCGKQDLANKTLRHIDSEKFKEDPLRILRGVQFSSRLDFGIADETLALMKSLSLEFLSRDRINTELIKFFRAKHLEKGAYYLFELGLFKEIFGMQISMDDEFLSDLKSARKFVNDERLFLYLLFGKFELDAKEILEKMHLPKSYFSILKEPYFKHMPSDKGLMQIALSMPIKSWLGAYNKERIERAKKLGIYEVKFDAKVDVAEILSAGFKNEEIAKEIKRKEELAISKYLNEQKF
- a CDS encoding YgaP-like transmembrane domain — encoded protein: MVSVKSRIIRVVLGLIFTVAVWYFYESYWALIGLIPIIIGVTGFCPACKFLGRCSLNLKK
- a CDS encoding YgaP family membrane protein, yielding MSVLDKTIRLIIAAIWFFIFGFICDCWLWTVGLIPLLTGYYGYCPLYKIFKKR
- a CDS encoding tRNA (cytidine(34)-2'-O)-methyltransferase, translating into MFNIVLVHPQIPQNTGAIGRMCVNANLKLHIVKPTVFDLSEKAVRRAGLDYWKILNPKIWDSLEEFLEANLSHKDRFFFATTKTNRLYYEARFKPGDFIFFGGESTGLPREFMDINFKNAITIPMGKEGRSLNLAMSAGIIAYEAIRQNIAEFDFRSEI
- the leuB gene encoding 3-isopropylmalate dehydrogenase, producing MKNYKICVIKGDGIGPEIIDEAIKILDIVSAEFGIKFEYDYKLMGGAAYDVFGVPLPDETLSSALNSNAVLFGAIGGEKWDNLPRHLRPESGLLKIRKELEAYANLRPAIVFDELVDASTLKPEVLRGVDFVVVRELTGGLYFGQPREKGEDRAFNTMVYSKMEIERIAKIAFETAMLRKKKVCMVDKANVLETSQLWREVTSEVAKGYPEVELSFMYVDNAAMQLVRAPANFDVILTENLFGDILSDEASMVCGSIGLLPSASMGGKVGIYEPIHGSAPDIAGQGIANPIATILSAAMMLRYAFSENDAADAIENAVKEALAKGYRTKDIAAFNAVEICSTSEIGDVIAGFIKK
- a CDS encoding 3-isopropylmalate dehydratase small subunit, with protein sequence MNKVWKFGDNIDTDIIIAARYLNTSDENILAKHIMEDADPNFSAKIDKGDIIVAGENFGCGSSREHAPIALKAAGTGAVIAKSYARIFYRNSFNTGLLILEIKETDEINEGDELKIDVDNGAVVNLTSGKEYKFSPIPPFMQELLNAGGLIEYAKAKMN